A single window of Flavobacterium sp. 140616W15 DNA harbors:
- the asnS gene encoding asparagine--tRNA ligase: MRHTKVKDLLNSTTTLQEVNAKGWVRTFRNNQFIALNDGSTINNIQCVVDFENTPDETLKRVTTGAAISVTGTLIESKGAGQNVEIQVTKLEILGDSDAEKFPIQPKNKPSLDFLRENAHLRVRTNMFGAIMRVRSVLSYAVHSYFQEKGFVYVNTPIITGSDAEGAGEMFKVTALPFDNPPRTEDGKINYKEDFFEKETNLTVSGQLEGETYAMALGQIYTFGPTFRAENSNTSRHLAEFWMIEPEVAFNDLDDNMDLAEDFIQYVIKYALDKCPDDLKFLETRLLDEEKSKPQAERSEMALLEKLNFVLENNFKRVSYTEAIDILRESTPNKKKKFQYIINEWGADLQSEHERYLVEKHFKCPVILFDYPANIKAFYMRLNDNTEPGRETVRAMDILFPGIGEIVGGSEREERYDVLIEKMKALEIDEEELSWYLDTRRFGSATHSGFGLGFERLVLFVTGMTNIRDVIPFPRTPGNAEF; encoded by the coding sequence ATGAGACACACAAAAGTTAAAGACTTATTAAACAGTACTACGACGCTTCAGGAAGTTAATGCAAAAGGATGGGTAAGAACTTTTAGAAATAATCAGTTCATTGCTCTTAATGACGGCTCTACCATTAATAATATACAATGTGTTGTTGATTTTGAAAATACACCAGATGAAACTTTAAAGAGAGTCACTACCGGTGCCGCTATTTCGGTAACTGGAACTTTGATAGAAAGTAAAGGTGCTGGTCAGAATGTTGAAATCCAAGTTACAAAACTAGAAATATTAGGAGATTCAGATGCTGAAAAATTCCCGATACAGCCAAAAAACAAACCAAGCTTAGACTTTTTACGTGAAAATGCGCATTTGCGTGTACGTACAAACATGTTTGGAGCAATAATGCGTGTTCGTTCCGTATTATCATATGCAGTACATAGCTATTTTCAAGAAAAAGGATTTGTATATGTAAACACACCAATCATCACTGGTTCAGATGCTGAAGGCGCTGGAGAAATGTTTAAAGTTACCGCTTTACCTTTTGACAACCCTCCGAGAACAGAAGATGGAAAGATCAATTACAAAGAAGATTTCTTCGAAAAAGAAACAAACTTAACCGTTTCTGGACAATTAGAAGGTGAAACTTATGCAATGGCTTTAGGTCAAATTTATACTTTTGGACCTACTTTTAGAGCAGAAAATTCAAATACTTCTCGCCATTTGGCTGAGTTTTGGATGATTGAGCCTGAAGTTGCTTTTAATGATTTGGATGACAATATGGATTTGGCTGAAGATTTTATTCAGTACGTAATTAAATATGCGTTAGACAAATGTCCGGATGATTTGAAATTTTTAGAGACTAGATTACTAGACGAAGAGAAATCAAAACCTCAGGCAGAAAGAAGCGAAATGGCCTTATTAGAAAAATTAAACTTCGTATTAGAAAACAATTTCAAACGTGTTTCTTACACTGAAGCAATTGATATTTTAAGAGAGTCAACTCCAAATAAAAAGAAAAAATTCCAATATATCATTAACGAATGGGGAGCTGATTTACAATCAGAACACGAACGTTACTTAGTTGAAAAACACTTTAAATGTCCTGTAATCTTATTTGATTACCCAGCAAACATTAAAGCATTTTACATGCGTTTGAATGACAACACTGAACCAGGAAGAGAAACAGTTCGTGCAATGGATATCCTTTTCCCTGGAATTGGAGAAATCGTAGGTGGTTCTGAAAGAGAAGAACGTTATGATGTTTTAATTGAAAAAATGAAAGCTCTAGAAATTGACGAAGAAGAATTATCATGGTACTTAGATACTAGAAGATTTGGATCGGCAACTCACTCAGGTTTTGGTTTAGGCTTTGAGCGTTTGGTATTGTTTGTAACAGGAATGACAAACATACGTGACGTAATTCCTTTCCCAAGAACTCCTGGAAATGCAGAATTTTAA
- a CDS encoding SPFH domain-containing protein, which yields MGIFEKLRNEFLDIIEFIDNSNNTLVYRFERYQNEIKNNSKLIVREGQQAIFMNEGKIADIFNAGTYTLNTQNLPILSTLKGWKYDFNSPFKAEVYFINTRNFIDQKWGTKNPLILNDDRFGMLEIRAFGTYTFKIVDAQKFIKEIVGTDGHFTTEEINEQLKSIIVSRFTDAIGEAKLPIESYVGNTNELSATIFAIMKDDFATYGIELSKFLLENTSMPEDVKKEIFELSRLNKIDMKKFTQYKTAQSIEKAAENPSGIAGTAFSFGTGMNMARQMMQSFEEPFQTTSFSSFSSHQIPPQTPPPLPTTGTTYFVAINNAQAGPFNESQLLPLIEKGQLLADTLVWNQGMTGWQKASSVSELQNLFSQTPPPLPNI from the coding sequence ATGGGAATATTTGAAAAATTAAGAAATGAGTTTCTAGATATAATTGAATTTATAGACAACAGCAACAACACTCTTGTTTACAGATTCGAAAGATATCAGAATGAAATAAAAAACAATAGTAAGCTTATCGTTAGAGAAGGACAGCAAGCCATCTTTATGAATGAAGGTAAGATTGCTGATATTTTCAATGCTGGAACTTACACCTTAAACACCCAAAACTTACCTATTTTATCTACTTTAAAGGGTTGGAAATACGATTTCAATAGTCCTTTTAAAGCTGAAGTTTATTTTATAAATACACGAAATTTTATCGATCAAAAATGGGGAACTAAAAATCCTTTAATTTTAAATGATGACCGTTTTGGAATGCTTGAAATTAGAGCTTTTGGAACTTATACTTTTAAAATTGTCGATGCTCAAAAATTTATAAAAGAAATTGTTGGTACCGACGGACATTTTACTACCGAAGAGATTAACGAACAATTAAAAAGTATTATAGTATCTCGTTTTACCGATGCTATCGGCGAAGCTAAGCTACCTATAGAATCATACGTAGGTAATACCAACGAACTTTCGGCTACCATCTTTGCTATCATGAAAGATGATTTTGCTACCTACGGAATTGAGCTTAGCAAATTCTTACTAGAAAACACCTCTATGCCAGAGGATGTTAAAAAAGAAATTTTCGAATTAAGTCGTCTTAACAAGATTGACATGAAAAAGTTTACGCAGTATAAAACAGCTCAATCTATCGAGAAAGCTGCCGAAAATCCATCTGGAATAGCAGGAACCGCTTTTAGTTTTGGAACTGGCATGAACATGGCAAGGCAAATGATGCAATCTTTTGAAGAACCATTTCAAACAACATCTTTTTCCTCTTTTTCAAGCCATCAGATACCTCCTCAAACACCTCCACCATTACCAACAACAGGAACAACATATTTTGTTGCTATTAATAATGCACAAGCTGGACCCTTTAACGAAAGTCAACTTTTGCCTTTAATCGAAAAAGGACAACTGCTAGCAGATACTTTAGTATGGAATCAAGGAATGACGGGATGGCAAAAAGCATCGAGTGTTTCTGAGCTACAAAATTTATTTTCTCAAACTCCTCCTCCTCTACCTAACATCTAA
- a CDS encoding zinc metallopeptidase: MGMSYLILAGAIMLFSWLVSSRLKSKFELYSKLQLQNGMTGAEIAEKMLADNGIRDVRVISTPGQLTDHYNPVDKTVNLSEAVYNQRNAAAAAVAAHECGHAVQHAVGYEWLTMRSKLVPIVSVASSYMQWILLAGILMLKTFPQLLLIGIIIFAATTIFSIVTLPVEYDASNRALAWLESKRMLTQQEQAGAKDALKWAARTYVVAAIGSIATLLYYVSIYMGGRRN; the protein is encoded by the coding sequence ATGGGAATGAGTTATTTAATTCTTGCTGGAGCAATTATGCTATTTAGCTGGTTAGTTAGTTCAAGACTGAAAAGCAAATTCGAACTATACTCCAAATTGCAATTACAAAACGGAATGACGGGTGCTGAGATTGCCGAAAAAATGCTTGCGGATAATGGTATCCGTGATGTGAGAGTTATTTCGACACCGGGTCAGTTAACAGATCACTATAATCCAGTAGATAAAACAGTAAACCTAAGTGAAGCTGTTTACAACCAACGCAATGCGGCGGCGGCGGCTGTTGCTGCACACGAATGCGGACACGCTGTACAACATGCAGTAGGTTATGAATGGTTAACAATGCGTTCTAAATTAGTGCCAATTGTAAGCGTTGCTTCAAGTTATATGCAATGGATTTTGCTTGCAGGTATTTTAATGCTTAAAACTTTTCCACAATTATTATTAATTGGGATTATCATTTTTGCTGCAACAACTATATTTTCGATTGTGACTTTGCCTGTAGAATATGATGCGAGTAATCGTGCTCTTGCTTGGTTAGAAAGTAAACGAATGCTGACACAACAAGAACAAGCTGGTGCAAAAGACGCTCTAAAATGGGCTGCCAGAACTTATGTAGTAGCTGCGATTGGATCAATTGCTACTTTATTATATTATGTCTCAATATATATGGGAGGAAGAAGAAATTAA
- a CDS encoding response regulator transcription factor — MSKKYKMVIVDDHPIVISGISGLLSDLDTVEIIEKMQSGVTLFDYIMNNKVDLILMDIFLPVMTGIDLCKKIKQKYPQIIIIGMSSQSERSLVMQFIRNGGNGYILKSASFEEFKRCIYKAIDGEIVFSNDVKTIISQPLSEDLEYIPSLSRREKDIVMLLSKGKSTQEIADELFLSFLTVQTHRRNILQKYKMKNVAELMTHLLKNNLLN, encoded by the coding sequence ATGAGTAAAAAATATAAAATGGTGATTGTAGATGATCATCCAATTGTAATTTCTGGGATTTCTGGATTGTTGTCTGATTTAGATACTGTCGAAATTATCGAAAAAATGCAATCTGGAGTTACACTATTTGATTACATCATGAATAATAAAGTAGATTTAATTTTAATGGATATTTTCCTGCCTGTTATGACCGGCATTGATTTATGTAAAAAGATTAAACAAAAATATCCACAAATTATAATCATTGGTATGAGTAGTCAATCTGAAAGAAGTCTGGTAATGCAGTTTATCAGAAACGGAGGAAATGGATATATTCTAAAAAGTGCTTCTTTCGAAGAGTTTAAACGTTGCATTTATAAAGCTATCGATGGCGAAATCGTATTTAGTAATGACGTAAAAACAATTATTAGTCAGCCACTATCCGAAGATTTAGAATACATTCCTAGTCTCAGCCGTAGAGAAAAAGATATCGTTATGTTACTCTCCAAAGGCAAATCAACTCAGGAAATTGCCGATGAATTATTCTTAAGTTTCTTAACTGTTCAAACACATAGACGAAATATTCTGCAAAAATATAAAATGAAAAATGTTGCTGAATTAATGACACATCTTCTTAAGAACAACCTTTTAAACTAA